In Desulfosediminicola ganghwensis, a single window of DNA contains:
- a CDS encoding tetratricopeptide repeat protein yields the protein MTVRMLVLVLLFIGISQPAAAQAEDKAGIDFALETEAVLASRQIQQARMSAGKLCSSQEVYHWEMLVQKYLSYERGKEAEALWFDLLQECAQQSSYLHPDTLQVAEAIVRFYGAQAQPHKVNPFLEELMLMGEQQAGNREENLLPLLDTCSGLYGAAGDIGKQEEVLRRGLAIVIDSNRASRLDVAQRKVHLADFLFEHERMPEAEELYLQNAPLLLEELSEKSDKSADLRDRLAKIHISRNEWAAAEPHIQILNKYIHDKLGEESPVSIRYLGYLAFIYAKQGKYADARQTLVRAIPLAERLEGEDRTLLADLKDFQTQLDHELDYLITQKAVVCSEESVRLYQQKTQEWQEIFREISERVESLKRNVEKEEAYDQQIEEARQAIYTTEPKPGETRREAQLRGRAHYNRVRLSRPNLWGEAGFGRACLKELAAVDHDLNRYLNGAEELYQGWNEVVRNCSEEDNNELFEASMRYEAFVDDWFMEESMLRQNVLDPLYTSCTTELANSIWAEQAVGQVTGHGDENQFCGALAYIMEGSSMEPEDIEQLPTGELRLLRNAVFAKQGRSFKAQDLQSFFYDDGALPCGFYFRQKAAFTASALSDADRKNVSLLKSLE from the coding sequence ATGACAGTCAGGATGCTGGTCCTCGTGTTGCTGTTTATAGGGATATCGCAGCCTGCAGCAGCGCAGGCGGAGGATAAGGCGGGAATCGATTTCGCCCTGGAGACGGAGGCGGTTTTAGCATCCCGGCAGATACAACAAGCCCGGATGTCAGCAGGCAAGCTGTGCAGTTCCCAGGAGGTATATCACTGGGAGATGTTGGTTCAGAAATACCTGTCATACGAGAGGGGCAAGGAGGCTGAAGCGCTCTGGTTTGATCTGTTGCAGGAGTGCGCACAGCAGAGTAGCTACCTTCATCCGGATACTCTTCAGGTTGCCGAGGCCATTGTCCGCTTTTATGGGGCGCAGGCCCAGCCGCACAAGGTGAACCCGTTTCTGGAAGAGCTCATGCTCATGGGAGAACAGCAAGCCGGGAATAGGGAAGAAAATCTTTTGCCCTTACTCGATACATGCTCCGGTTTATACGGGGCTGCAGGCGACATTGGCAAACAGGAAGAAGTTCTGCGTCGCGGACTAGCAATCGTTATTGACTCTAATCGCGCTTCCAGGCTGGATGTGGCACAACGAAAAGTTCACCTCGCCGATTTTCTTTTCGAGCATGAGCGCATGCCGGAAGCTGAGGAACTCTATCTGCAGAACGCCCCGCTTCTTCTTGAAGAATTATCAGAAAAGAGTGATAAATCTGCCGACCTTCGTGATCGACTGGCAAAAATCCACATCTCCAGAAATGAGTGGGCCGCGGCAGAACCACATATCCAGATACTCAACAAGTATATTCATGACAAGCTTGGAGAGGAGTCTCCCGTCTCTATCAGATATCTTGGCTATCTGGCATTTATCTACGCAAAACAGGGAAAATATGCAGATGCCCGGCAGACCCTTGTACGGGCAATACCACTGGCGGAGAGGCTGGAGGGAGAAGACCGTACGCTGCTTGCGGATCTGAAAGATTTTCAAACCCAACTTGATCACGAGCTGGATTATCTGATCACCCAGAAAGCCGTTGTCTGCAGCGAGGAAAGCGTTCGGCTCTATCAGCAGAAGACTCAAGAATGGCAGGAGATTTTTAGAGAGATATCTGAACGGGTGGAGAGCCTGAAGAGGAACGTTGAAAAAGAAGAAGCCTACGATCAGCAGATCGAGGAAGCCCGGCAAGCTATATATACGACAGAGCCGAAGCCGGGAGAAACACGGCGGGAGGCGCAACTCAGGGGGCGGGCTCATTACAACAGAGTCCGGTTATCCCGTCCCAACCTCTGGGGTGAGGCGGGCTTTGGCCGCGCCTGCCTGAAGGAACTGGCGGCAGTGGATCATGACCTCAACCGTTACCTCAATGGGGCTGAAGAACTCTATCAGGGCTGGAATGAAGTTGTCCGAAACTGTTCGGAAGAAGATAACAATGAATTGTTTGAAGCTTCCATGAGATACGAGGCTTTTGTTGACGATTGGTTTATGGAAGAATCAATGCTGCGGCAGAATGTTCTTGACCCACTTTATACGAGCTGCACAACTGAACTTGCGAACAGTATATGGGCGGAACAGGCTGTCGGGCAGGTGACGGGGCATGGGGATGAAAACCAGTTTTGCGGAGCCCTGGCATACATTATGGAAGGTTCATCCATGGAGCCGGAAGATATCGAACAGTTACCGACAGGTGAACTCCGGCTGTTGCGCAACGCGGTTTTCGCCAAACAGGGCCGCAGCTTCAAGGCCCAGGATCTGCAGAGCTTCTTCTATGATGACGGAGCGTTGCCCTGTGGCTTTTATTTCCGCCAGAAGGCTGCATTTACTGCCAGCGCCCTCAGTGATGCCGACAGAAAAAACGTCAGCCTGCTCAAGTCGCTGGAATAG
- a CDS encoding IS110 family transposase, which yields MGMKVAHPEMLKAITAAKKKNDRDDAEKITDLLRVKLLSECYMLPTEIRELRRVLRYCTHVVQTAVRMQNKMSGLLMEVGAGYNKKRLHGKKYFHNLLETFDDIPESVKELLKLSRAGYEMFHTAQKHLTKALRTNPLIQERVRRLMTIQGVGEVTALTWVLEIGDPMRFPSVRKAVSYCGLCSAQCESAGKEKRGPISKKRNKHLQTTLVEAAKIAPRWNTQLAAIHERELKKGNRNRATLAVARKIVAYMMAVDKTKADFLVPEEHALA from the coding sequence ATGGGAATGAAAGTAGCACATCCAGAAATGCTGAAAGCGATCACTGCTGCCAAAAAGAAGAATGATCGCGACGACGCCGAAAAAATAACTGATCTCCTGAGGGTAAAGCTCCTTTCTGAATGTTATATGTTGCCTACTGAAATCCGCGAACTACGGCGCGTTCTTCGATATTGCACTCATGTCGTTCAAACTGCGGTAAGGATGCAGAACAAAATGTCTGGATTGCTCATGGAGGTTGGGGCTGGATACAATAAAAAGCGACTGCATGGGAAAAAATATTTCCATAACCTCCTTGAGACATTTGATGATATCCCGGAATCAGTGAAAGAACTTCTGAAGTTGAGCCGCGCCGGTTACGAGATGTTTCATACGGCTCAGAAACATCTCACAAAGGCCTTACGCACCAACCCCCTGATACAGGAGCGGGTACGGCGTCTAATGACAATCCAGGGAGTCGGTGAGGTGACCGCTCTGACCTGGGTACTTGAGATTGGTGACCCCATGAGATTTCCTTCCGTTCGCAAGGCAGTCAGCTACTGCGGACTCTGCAGCGCCCAGTGCGAATCAGCAGGTAAAGAGAAACGAGGACCAATTTCTAAGAAGCGCAACAAGCATTTGCAGACCACACTTGTTGAGGCGGCCAAAATTGCTCCGCGGTGGAACACGCAACTAGCTGCCATCCATGAACGGGAATTAAAAAAGGGAAACAGGAACAGGGCAACGCTTGCCGTTGCCAGAAAAATAGTAGCCTACATGATGGCTGTAGATAAAACTAAAGCCGACTTCTTGGTACCGGAGGAACATGCACTAGCCTAA
- a CDS encoding protein-L-isoaspartate(D-aspartate) O-methyltransferase has protein sequence MHRADIQEMLRIIEVETRMTRMLTGRSALRSEVMDAMASVPRHQFVASDLRPYAYSNGPLPIGNGQTISQPFIVALMTDLLCPEPDDVMLEVGAGCGYQAAVLSLLIHQLYTIEIIPSLASDAAQRLKKLGYHNVEVCQGDGYHGWPEHAPFDGIIVTAAASHIPNPLQEQLRPGGKLVIPVGLPYHTQQLMVLKKESDRSFIQNDILSVAFVPLTGLGHDRENDSSRKKR, from the coding sequence ATGCACAGAGCAGATATCCAGGAGATGTTGCGCATCATTGAGGTTGAGACCCGGATGACCCGGATGCTCACTGGCCGGTCAGCCCTGCGCTCCGAGGTCATGGATGCCATGGCCAGTGTGCCTCGTCATCAATTCGTGGCCAGCGACCTGAGGCCTTATGCCTATAGCAACGGTCCCCTGCCCATCGGCAACGGCCAGACCATCTCCCAGCCCTTTATCGTCGCCTTGATGACCGATCTGCTGTGTCCCGAGCCAGATGACGTTATGCTGGAAGTTGGTGCCGGTTGCGGTTATCAGGCCGCGGTGCTCTCCCTGCTGATCCACCAACTCTACACCATCGAGATCATCCCCAGCCTGGCCAGCGATGCCGCGCAACGCCTTAAGAAACTGGGGTATCACAACGTGGAGGTATGTCAGGGGGACGGTTATCACGGCTGGCCCGAGCATGCCCCATTTGACGGTATTATTGTCACCGCCGCCGCCAGCCATATCCCCAATCCTCTGCAGGAGCAACTTCGTCCCGGCGGCAAGCTCGTTATCCCGGTGGGGCTTCCCTACCATACCCAGCAACTGATGGTTCTCAAGAAGGAAAGTGACCGGAGTTTCATCCAGAACGACATCCTGTCGGTGGCCTTTGTGCCCCTTACCGGGCTTGGTCATGACCGCGAAAACGACTCTTCTCGTAAAAAACGATAG
- a CDS encoding transposase, whose amino-acid sequence MGKILLESNTRCFTWALIPNHFHLLLCTGSSSISSIMSRLLTGHAIYFNRRHRRHGHLFQNRYKSILCQEDTYLLELVRYIHLNPLRSKLVKDMDQLAQYPFPDMRL is encoded by the coding sequence TTGGGTAAAATCTTGCTTGAGAGTAATACAAGATGCTTTACCTGGGCGTTAATCCCCAACCACTTCCACCTACTCCTCTGTACAGGGAGTTCTTCGATTTCCTCAATAATGAGTCGGTTGCTTACCGGGCATGCCATTTATTTCAACCGCCGGCATCGTCGCCACGGTCATTTGTTTCAGAATCGATACAAATCCATCCTTTGCCAGGAAGACACCTATTTGCTGGAACTTGTCCGTTATATCCATTTGAATCCTTTACGATCAAAGCTTGTTAAGGATATGGATCAGTTAGCCCAATATCCTTTTCCGGACATGCGATTATAA
- a CDS encoding fasciclin domain-containing protein: MKFLIIKRSIYLVALALAFLMTVSTAMANGNQRFATILDKLVQTDGAQAVVAAVLVVDEAEVLEFSLAEILGNKREDVVLFAPGNAAFEKLLGLEPGTLNGLTIEEIVAALPGLLPPGVDAGTVAAILLKHVSLPRRANLRTASENALLENGSVVVADESVFAVGIGATGVQINYETTIIKANIKARNGVIHYIDTVIVDDLL, translated from the coding sequence ATGAAATTTCTAATAATAAAACGCTCCATATACCTAGTGGCACTGGCTCTTGCTTTCTTGATGACTGTAAGTACTGCTATGGCCAACGGAAATCAAAGATTTGCAACTATTCTCGATAAACTAGTTCAAACCGACGGAGCTCAAGCCGTGGTGGCCGCCGTACTTGTTGTTGACGAAGCGGAAGTCCTGGAGTTCAGCCTGGCCGAGATTCTCGGAAATAAACGTGAAGATGTGGTTCTTTTCGCGCCTGGTAACGCAGCCTTCGAGAAGCTGCTTGGCCTGGAACCGGGAACCCTGAATGGCCTGACCATAGAAGAAATCGTAGCGGCATTGCCCGGCTTGCTGCCTCCAGGTGTGGATGCAGGTACAGTAGCTGCAATCCTGCTCAAGCATGTCTCGCTGCCCAGAAGAGCGAATCTACGGACTGCATCTGAAAATGCTCTACTGGAAAATGGGAGCGTTGTGGTTGCAGATGAGTCTGTATTTGCAGTGGGTATTGGCGCTACTGGTGTACAGATAAATTACGAAACGACGATCATTAAGGCAAATATTAAAGCTCGAAACGGTGTAATCCATTACATCGACACAGTTATTGTCGATGATTTACTCTAA
- a CDS encoding IS4 family transposase: MPMLPGFHLPKRGRKPHSQQQKFARKITSLRQNSFKQIGEIFGQFIPTKLLKQDPSGKMSRRRLFTKENTFWSFLGQVLDADGGCREAVKKLQSYASNHGLRLPSSSTASYCCARKKLDENLLVEVFQHTAKWSGARRASHSLNDRQVIVVDGTGVTMADTAENQELWPQSSNQKPGCGFPSARICAYFSLQTGTMLSYAIGNKKSNELPLFRKQWSTFEAGDIFLGDKGFCSYFDLAELKKRCVDSVITLARRKPVGRKNCIKEFAPDDLLIEWKKPVYREMVSYSRKTWEDLPDKLVMRQIKVKVTQSGFRTKEFHIVTTLIDQDQYLKDEIAALYLKRWDVELFFRDIKTTMGFDILRCQSPEMIKKEILMYFIAYNCIRRIMLQATQLVDIDIRSISFKGSLQAIRSWEPRLGSSRLSTNERQNMLSDLSFVVARCKVFDRPGRSDPRCLKRRPKPYQLLNKPRSEMVEIQHRSRYEKKA; the protein is encoded by the coding sequence ATGCCAATGTTGCCCGGTTTTCACCTTCCCAAACGAGGTAGAAAACCTCATAGCCAACAACAAAAATTTGCTCGAAAAATCACTTCCCTCAGACAGAACTCTTTTAAACAGATAGGAGAGATTTTTGGGCAATTCATTCCCACGAAATTGCTCAAACAGGATCCTTCGGGAAAGATGAGCAGACGACGTTTGTTTACCAAGGAAAACACTTTTTGGTCCTTCTTAGGCCAAGTCCTTGATGCAGACGGTGGATGTAGAGAAGCTGTAAAAAAGTTGCAATCATATGCATCTAACCACGGCCTTCGGCTTCCATCATCATCTACCGCTTCATATTGCTGTGCACGTAAGAAATTAGATGAAAATCTGCTTGTTGAGGTGTTTCAACATACTGCTAAATGGTCCGGAGCACGACGTGCATCTCATTCATTAAATGATCGCCAGGTAATTGTTGTTGATGGGACAGGTGTTACAATGGCGGATACAGCAGAAAATCAAGAGCTTTGGCCACAGTCATCGAACCAGAAACCAGGATGCGGCTTCCCCTCAGCACGAATATGCGCATACTTTTCATTGCAAACCGGAACAATGCTCAGCTATGCCATCGGTAATAAAAAGAGTAACGAACTTCCATTGTTCCGTAAGCAGTGGTCCACCTTTGAGGCTGGTGATATCTTTCTTGGTGATAAAGGTTTTTGTAGTTACTTCGATTTAGCCGAGCTGAAAAAACGCTGTGTTGATAGTGTGATAACACTTGCTCGTAGAAAACCAGTCGGTAGGAAAAACTGCATTAAAGAATTCGCTCCTGATGATCTACTGATTGAATGGAAAAAACCAGTATACAGGGAAATGGTGTCGTATTCGCGGAAAACCTGGGAGGACCTTCCCGACAAACTCGTTATGAGACAAATCAAAGTAAAGGTGACTCAATCAGGGTTTAGAACAAAAGAATTTCATATTGTTACCACGCTAATCGATCAAGATCAGTACCTGAAAGACGAAATTGCAGCGTTATACCTTAAGCGTTGGGATGTCGAACTTTTCTTTCGTGATATCAAGACAACGATGGGATTTGATATCCTCCGGTGCCAATCGCCTGAAATGATAAAGAAAGAAATTTTAATGTACTTCATAGCGTACAACTGCATCCGGCGCATAATGTTACAAGCGACACAGCTGGTAGACATTGATATCCGGTCTATCAGTTTCAAAGGAAGTCTACAGGCTATTAGAAGTTGGGAACCACGGTTGGGGTCCTCTAGGTTGAGCACAAATGAAAGACAAAACATGCTCTCAGATTTATCCTTTGTCGTGGCTCGTTGCAAAGTTTTCGACAGGCCTGGACGAAGCGATCCGCGGTGTCTTAAGCGAAGACCAAAACCTTATCAGTTACTCAACAAACCTAGAAGTGAAATGGTCGAAATACAGCATCGGAGCAGATATGAAAAAAAGGCTTAA
- a CDS encoding tRNA-binding protein, which produces MEQISWSDFEKVELRVGRIIEAEVFAEARKPAYKLQIDFGEEIGIRKSSAQITEHYAADELVGRLVVGVVNFPKKQIGPFMSECLTTGFYDANGNVLLCTPDGEVPLGAKLL; this is translated from the coding sequence ATGGAACAGATCAGCTGGAGCGATTTTGAAAAAGTGGAGTTGAGGGTTGGCAGGATTATCGAGGCGGAGGTGTTTGCCGAGGCGAGAAAACCAGCCTATAAACTGCAGATAGATTTTGGCGAGGAGATCGGCATCAGGAAATCGAGCGCCCAGATTACCGAACATTACGCCGCCGACGAACTGGTTGGCAGGCTGGTGGTGGGGGTGGTGAATTTCCCGAAAAAGCAGATCGGTCCGTTCATGTCCGAGTGTTTGACCACCGGCTTTTATGATGCAAACGGCAACGTGCTGCTCTGTACTCCGGATGGGGAGGTGCCACTGGGGGCGAAGTTGCTGTAA
- a CDS encoding GtrA family protein, with protein sequence MKVHRQHQPIYLSTQKLRLSFSSYLKSDFIKFAAVGVIGTLLNLVIMAAMVEVFTVSHLYASAIATEISIIHNFLLNNYWTFGARNHNGSLLRRFVHFNTLSLGTLVVNVYVSLFFADAGTHYLLAQSSGILSAFAINYLVNNYLIFSNEEGGAKQERAGKTRLDIPA encoded by the coding sequence ATGAAAGTACACCGTCAACACCAGCCCATTTACCTCTCAACCCAAAAGCTCCGTCTCTCATTCAGCAGTTACCTGAAAAGTGATTTCATAAAGTTTGCTGCAGTCGGCGTGATCGGCACACTTCTCAATCTGGTCATTATGGCTGCAATGGTCGAAGTTTTCACCGTGAGCCACCTGTATGCTTCGGCAATCGCCACTGAAATCAGCATTATTCACAATTTCTTACTGAACAATTACTGGACCTTCGGCGCACGAAACCACAACGGATCATTGCTCAGGAGATTCGTCCATTTCAATACCCTCTCGCTGGGAACGCTGGTGGTGAACGTCTACGTCTCACTTTTTTTCGCGGATGCCGGCACCCATTATCTGCTTGCCCAGAGCAGCGGAATACTCTCCGCTTTTGCCATAAATTATCTGGTAAATAATTACCTTATCTTCAGCAATGAAGAAGGAGGGGCAAAACAGGAAAGAGCGGGTAAAACGAGGCTCGACATTCCTGCTTGA
- a CDS encoding sensor histidine kinase encodes MKVRTKFTALISLASFICVMFFSSHFYREIREEIYEMLDYELADIAELLFSKLHYDENGTLFLQSEGDLELLNHGYWLKIDSDISGTLFRSKFAKLTELPPADTDKAYFVTRTVPIEHFQIPLDEADDISGDQINFRVRMFRHEIGKETITVHIAKPVLLWDAELGEILYGLIGSLLLTVLLIIATAYFVAGRLLHPISIINRRITRIRESSLDERIPLGKSRDELYELSASLNSMFDRLEHSFNRQKDFVGNAAHEMKSPLTILMLGHEEMLAGDLEKDARANLEKQLYCMQRLNKLIRDLLNIARLEQRDTVHREHVDIPQLITAILEDYREVIREKNITVTTSLPQLTVKVDQEKFLRLFINLIDNAIKYNHDRNGTLQILGKKSKGSLVISLSNSGPVIPPADIPNIFKQFYRVEKSRSQAYGGSGLGLTIAQRIMEMHSGTITVTSDQKQTTFTITFPDGG; translated from the coding sequence ATGAAGGTCAGGACTAAGTTTACAGCGCTTATATCGCTGGCGTCGTTTATTTGTGTGATGTTTTTCTCAAGCCACTTTTATCGCGAAATACGAGAAGAAATTTATGAAATGCTCGATTACGAGCTGGCAGACATTGCAGAACTTCTTTTTTCAAAATTGCACTACGATGAGAATGGCACACTCTTTCTGCAATCGGAGGGGGATCTGGAACTTCTTAATCATGGCTACTGGCTGAAAATAGACAGTGATATCAGTGGCACACTTTTTCGCAGTAAATTCGCCAAACTTACCGAGCTTCCTCCTGCCGATACTGATAAGGCATATTTTGTTACCCGAACAGTCCCCATTGAACATTTTCAAATTCCCCTTGATGAGGCAGATGATATTTCCGGAGATCAAATAAATTTTCGTGTCCGGATGTTCCGTCATGAAATCGGCAAGGAAACAATCACCGTTCATATCGCCAAACCGGTACTGCTCTGGGATGCCGAGTTAGGTGAGATACTGTACGGCCTGATCGGTTCATTGCTGCTGACAGTATTGCTTATTATTGCCACAGCGTATTTTGTGGCTGGCAGACTGCTGCACCCGATCTCGATCATCAATCGCAGGATTACGCGGATCAGGGAAAGCTCACTCGATGAGCGCATCCCGCTGGGCAAAAGCAGAGACGAGCTCTATGAACTTTCAGCCTCACTCAATTCAATGTTTGATCGGCTGGAACATTCCTTCAACCGGCAAAAAGACTTTGTGGGAAATGCAGCCCACGAAATGAAAAGCCCGCTGACCATTCTCATGCTTGGCCACGAAGAAATGCTGGCGGGAGACCTCGAAAAAGACGCCAGGGCCAACCTTGAAAAACAGCTCTATTGCATGCAGCGACTCAACAAACTGATTCGTGATCTGCTCAATATTGCCAGGCTGGAACAACGGGATACAGTGCATCGGGAACATGTTGATATACCGCAACTGATCACAGCAATTCTCGAAGATTACCGAGAGGTGATACGTGAAAAAAATATAACCGTAACCACCTCGCTCCCTCAGCTTACAGTCAAGGTTGATCAGGAGAAATTCTTACGTCTTTTCATCAACCTGATCGACAATGCAATAAAGTACAATCATGACAGGAATGGCACCTTACAGATCCTCGGCAAGAAAAGTAAGGGCTCTTTGGTCATATCCTTAAGCAACAGTGGTCCTGTCATACCACCAGCCGACATCCCGAATATATTCAAACAGTTTTACCGTGTGGAAAAATCCCGTTCCCAGGCCTATGGAGGCAGTGGTCTCGGCCTGACCATCGCCCAGCGAATCATGGAAATGCACAGCGGTACCATTACGGTTACAAGCGACCAGAAGCAGACAACCTTTACCATAACATTTCCGGATGGCGGTTGA
- a CDS encoding response regulator transcription factor: MNILIIDDEPDLLERLASVLNKEHYKVTTASDGAKGLDKVWDDNYDLILLDIMLPHIDGLQILREVRAAGIATPILMLTAKGDIDDKVHGLNLGADDYLAKPFSLAELLARVRALLRRGSASSSTIEAGHVQLNTVSREVQINGSPVSLTSKEFAILEFLLHNKNRAVSRFTLAEHVWGDDFDSFSMSNFIDVHIKNLRKKLTADNMPQLIVTVRGFGYRLEG; the protein is encoded by the coding sequence ATGAACATCCTGATTATAGACGACGAACCGGATCTCCTCGAACGGCTGGCCAGCGTCCTGAACAAAGAACATTACAAGGTGACGACCGCTTCAGACGGGGCTAAAGGACTGGATAAGGTTTGGGATGACAACTATGACCTGATCCTCCTTGATATCATGCTGCCACATATCGATGGTCTGCAAATCCTCAGGGAGGTTCGGGCTGCCGGCATTGCCACCCCCATCCTGATGCTGACAGCCAAGGGTGACATCGATGATAAAGTTCACGGCCTGAATCTTGGCGCCGATGATTATCTGGCCAAACCCTTTTCACTCGCTGAACTGCTTGCACGGGTCAGGGCGTTGCTCAGGCGCGGCAGTGCCTCGAGCTCAACCATCGAGGCCGGCCATGTGCAGTTGAATACAGTCAGCCGGGAAGTGCAGATAAACGGTAGTCCGGTCAGTCTCACTTCCAAGGAATTTGCCATACTCGAATTCCTGCTCCACAACAAAAACAGAGCCGTCTCACGTTTTACACTTGCAGAACATGTCTGGGGCGACGATTTCGACTCTTTCAGCATGTCCAACTTCATTGATGTACACATAAAAAATCTCAGAAAGAAGCTTACAGCAGACAATATGCCGCAGCTCATTGTCACAGTGCGCGGTTTCGGTTATCGACTGGAAGGGTAG